One Orrella dioscoreae genomic window carries:
- the gloB gene encoding hydroxyacylglutathione hydrolase, which translates to MNAHASRLRPLPALSDNYIWLASQDGQAVVVDPGVAEPVAAVLQAEGLRLRAILLTHHHHDHVGGVEELVRLTGAPVYGPARERLPRCDEALAEGDTVWIPEMGIDLTVLDVPGHTAGHIAYAGQAVGQAVVFCGDTLFAGGCGRLFEGTPAQMFDSLGKFLKLPEETLICCAHEYTLANLRWALAVDPDNRPLQTWQAQAIDLRDRGLPTVPTSLALERDTNPFLRVSQHTVAQAAEQQAGHSLAGPVEVFAALREWKNEFR; encoded by the coding sequence ATGAATGCACACGCCAGCCGCCTGCGGCCCCTGCCGGCATTGAGCGATAACTATATCTGGCTGGCCAGCCAGGACGGCCAGGCCGTGGTGGTGGACCCGGGCGTTGCCGAACCCGTGGCGGCCGTGCTGCAGGCGGAAGGCCTGCGCTTGCGCGCCATTCTACTCACCCACCACCACCATGATCACGTCGGCGGGGTGGAGGAACTGGTCCGCCTGACGGGCGCGCCGGTCTACGGACCCGCAAGGGAACGCCTGCCGCGCTGCGACGAGGCGCTCGCCGAAGGCGACACCGTGTGGATCCCCGAAATGGGCATCGACCTGACGGTCCTGGACGTGCCGGGCCACACCGCCGGGCACATCGCCTATGCCGGCCAGGCGGTCGGACAGGCCGTGGTTTTCTGTGGCGACACCCTTTTTGCCGGCGGCTGTGGCCGGCTGTTCGAAGGGACGCCCGCCCAAATGTTTGATTCCTTAGGGAAATTCCTGAAATTGCCCGAAGAAACGCTCATTTGCTGCGCGCACGAGTACACTCTTGCAAACCTGCGCTGGGCGCTCGCCGTGGATCCGGACAACCGTCCGCTGCAAACATGGCAGGCGCAGGCCATCGATCTGCGCGATCGCGGCCTGCCCACCGTGCCCACCTCCCTTGCGCTCGAACGAGACACCAATCCGTTCCTGCGCGTCTCGCAGCACACCGTTGCACAAGCCGCCGAACAGCAAGCCGGGCATTCCTTGGCCGGGCCGGTGGAGGTGTTTGCCGCGTTACGCGAATGGAAGAACGAATTCAGATAG
- a CDS encoding class I SAM-dependent methyltransferase, which yields MAEETSIVELGDWFDTPPGRYVRAWEQAQFDAIVADVFGFNALQVGLPSLDLLQANRMPFKVFVGDSLAKAELASQWQAQVVARPEALPFESDSIDLLVLPHAFESTDEPHRVLREVERVLVPEGRVVVSGFNPWSLWGLRANLPGMPPWLPHPPSAQVSLARLKDWFKLLSFEVDRGRFGCYAPACMTDVWLRRWAFMEKAGDRWWPVCGATYVVSAVKRVAGARIIGAPWKKRRRARRVAVPVPQGSGGAHRAQAEAVGHTATGIKE from the coding sequence GTGGCTGAGGAAACGAGCATTGTAGAACTGGGGGACTGGTTCGACACCCCGCCTGGCCGCTACGTCCGGGCCTGGGAGCAGGCCCAGTTCGACGCCATCGTGGCTGATGTCTTTGGCTTCAATGCCTTGCAGGTCGGCCTGCCGAGCCTGGACCTGCTGCAGGCGAACCGCATGCCGTTCAAGGTATTCGTGGGCGACAGCCTGGCCAAGGCCGAACTGGCCAGCCAATGGCAGGCCCAGGTCGTGGCGCGCCCGGAAGCCCTCCCGTTCGAAAGCGACAGCATCGACCTGCTGGTGCTGCCGCACGCCTTCGAAAGCACCGACGAGCCGCATCGCGTGCTGCGCGAGGTCGAGCGGGTGCTGGTGCCCGAGGGCCGGGTGGTGGTGTCGGGTTTCAATCCCTGGAGCCTGTGGGGCTTGCGTGCCAACCTGCCCGGCATGCCGCCCTGGCTGCCGCATCCGCCGTCCGCGCAGGTGTCGCTGGCCCGGCTGAAAGACTGGTTCAAGCTGCTGTCCTTCGAGGTCGACCGCGGCCGTTTCGGCTGCTATGCCCCGGCCTGCATGACGGACGTCTGGCTGCGCCGCTGGGCCTTCATGGAAAAGGCCGGCGACCGCTGGTGGCCTGTCTGCGGGGCCACCTATGTGGTGTCGGCCGTCAAACGGGTGGCCGGGGCGCGTATCATCGGCGCCCCGTGGAAGAAACGCCGCCGCGCCCGCCGCGTGGCCGTGCCGGTGCCGCAAGGCTCGGGCGGCGCGCACCGCGCCCAGGCCGAGGCGGTTGGCCACACAGCAACAGGAATCAAGGAATGA
- the dnaQ gene encoding DNA polymerase III subunit epsilon: MRWIILDTETTGLEPSQGHRVIEIGAVELENRNVTGRHFHVYLNPDRDSDPGALAVHGLTTEFLSDKPRFEDVAQDFVDYIAGGELIIHNASFDTRFLDAELARVGRPPLAQLCTAITDSLMVAREMHPGKRNSLDSLCERYGISNAHRTLHGALLDSQLLAEVWLAMTRGQDGLLIDAPEPARGTGDGLVVGGFDASVLTVLRASETEMAAHGEYLEALDKASGGPCLWRKLDTPAAPAEGTAA; the protein is encoded by the coding sequence ATGCGCTGGATCATTCTCGATACCGAAACCACGGGCCTGGAGCCCTCCCAAGGCCACCGCGTCATTGAAATCGGCGCGGTGGAGCTGGAGAACCGCAACGTCACCGGCCGCCATTTCCACGTCTACCTGAACCCGGACCGCGACAGCGACCCGGGCGCACTGGCCGTCCACGGCCTGACCACCGAGTTCCTGTCCGACAAGCCGCGCTTCGAGGACGTCGCGCAGGACTTCGTGGACTACATCGCCGGCGGCGAGCTCATCATCCACAACGCGTCGTTCGACACGCGCTTCCTGGACGCCGAACTGGCCCGCGTGGGGCGTCCGCCGCTGGCGCAGTTGTGCACCGCCATCACCGACAGCCTGATGGTGGCGCGCGAGATGCACCCGGGCAAGCGCAACTCGCTGGACTCGCTGTGCGAGCGCTATGGCATTTCCAACGCGCACCGCACGCTGCACGGCGCCTTGCTGGACTCGCAACTGCTGGCAGAAGTGTGGCTGGCCATGACGCGCGGCCAGGATGGCCTGCTGATCGATGCGCCTGAACCCGCGCGCGGCACCGGCGACGGCCTGGTGGTGGGGGGCTTCGATGCGTCCGTGCTGACGGTGTTGCGGGCATCGGAAACGGAAATGGCCGCGCACGGCGAATACCTGGAAGCGCTGGACAAGGCCAGCGGCGGGCCGTGCCTGTGGCGCAAGCTGGACACGCCTGCCGCCCCGGCGGAAGGCACAGCCGCCTGA
- a CDS encoding efflux RND transporter periplasmic adaptor subunit translates to MKKALPLVAAVAVALAAGVVIGRWSPRAQPPVAAPTLPAAPAAQKLVPVRTAAVQSVDFARSLAAVGSLRSDESVMLRPEVAGRIARLPFQEGQPVKRGQLLVQLDDAVARAELDQARANLSLAQSQNKRASSLQAEGFISQQARDEAGSNLKVQQAAVALAQARLDKMAIRAPFDGVVGLRGVSVGDYVDVGRDLAPLETIDPLKVDFRVPELYLGRVRVGQSLSLHFDALPGQSSPGEVIAVSPLVDAGGRSVLLRAQVPNPSGALRPGMFARVQLMVENTQALVVPESALSPSGAQQFVYRVASGHAQRVPVGIGERREGRVEILSGLAAGERVVVAGLQRITDGAPVTETPAAQPDATAPDTPASTVPDPSPASDALVPEPATS, encoded by the coding sequence ATGAAGAAAGCTTTGCCTCTCGTGGCGGCAGTCGCCGTGGCGCTGGCCGCGGGCGTGGTCATCGGCCGCTGGTCGCCGCGCGCGCAGCCGCCTGTCGCCGCGCCCACCCTGCCGGCGGCGCCCGCCGCCCAGAAACTGGTGCCCGTGCGTACGGCCGCCGTCCAGTCGGTGGATTTCGCGCGCAGTCTTGCTGCCGTGGGCAGCCTGCGTTCGGACGAGTCGGTCATGCTGCGGCCCGAGGTGGCCGGCCGCATCGCCAGGCTGCCTTTCCAGGAAGGCCAGCCCGTCAAGCGCGGCCAGTTGCTGGTGCAACTGGACGACGCCGTGGCGCGGGCCGAGCTGGACCAGGCGCGCGCCAACCTGTCGCTGGCGCAAAGCCAGAACAAGCGCGCGTCCAGCCTGCAGGCCGAAGGTTTCATCAGCCAGCAGGCACGCGACGAGGCCGGCAGCAACCTCAAGGTCCAGCAGGCCGCCGTGGCCCTGGCCCAGGCACGCCTCGACAAGATGGCGATCCGGGCGCCGTTCGACGGCGTGGTCGGCCTGCGCGGCGTGTCGGTGGGCGATTACGTGGACGTCGGGCGTGACCTGGCGCCCCTGGAAACCATCGATCCACTGAAGGTCGATTTCCGCGTGCCCGAGCTGTACCTGGGCCGGGTGCGGGTCGGCCAGTCGCTCTCCTTGCATTTCGACGCGCTGCCGGGGCAGTCCAGCCCGGGCGAGGTCATCGCCGTCAGTCCGCTGGTCGACGCGGGCGGCCGTTCGGTGCTGTTGCGCGCCCAGGTGCCGAACCCGTCAGGCGCCTTGCGCCCGGGCATGTTCGCCCGCGTGCAGCTCATGGTCGAGAACACCCAGGCGCTCGTGGTGCCGGAAAGCGCGCTGTCGCCGTCGGGCGCGCAGCAGTTCGTCTACCGGGTCGCCAGCGGGCACGCCCAGCGGGTGCCGGTGGGCATCGGCGAGCGGCGCGAAGGCCGGGTCGAGATCCTGTCTGGCCTGGCCGCGGGCGAGCGCGTGGTGGTGGCAGGCCTGCAGCGCATCACCGATGGCGCACCGGTGACCGAGACGCCGGCCGCGCAGCCTGACGCGACCGCGCCCGACACGCCGGCGTCCACCGTGCCGGATCCGTCGCCGGCGTCCGACGCGCTGGTGCCCGAACCCGCCACATCCTGA
- a CDS encoding tripartite tricarboxylate transporter substrate binding protein: MKTVKPRGVAALVPALALVLGLLAGVAWAPGRGAQGEPPAAAKPAARAWPDRTLSILVTFPPGGGTDLLARKLGERLAVKLGVPVVVENRPGASGNIGARAAAEAVPDGNTLLMVNSSFAINPGVYRELPFDPKRDFAPVINVAFVPSAIVVPASSTWRTLADMIDAGRLGEAGVAYASCGNGTPQHLAGEMLHLAGVSLRHVPYKGCGPALTDAVAGQVPVAVVTASSAAPFIRAGSLRALAITAPARSALMPGVPTVAEQGFPGYALNQWHGLLAPARTPPERVRVLRDALAGIVADPAMQEQLRQLGFDPTASTSEAFRALVHADIDRYGALTAQLGLRAD; encoded by the coding sequence ATGAAGACCGTCAAACCGCGCGGTGTGGCCGCGCTCGTCCCTGCCTTGGCGCTGGTCCTGGGTTTGCTGGCCGGGGTGGCCTGGGCGCCAGGCCGTGGCGCGCAGGGCGAACCCCCCGCTGCCGCCAAGCCGGCGGCGCGCGCCTGGCCGGATCGCACGCTTTCCATCCTGGTGACCTTTCCGCCCGGCGGCGGCACCGACCTGCTGGCGCGCAAGCTGGGGGAGCGCCTGGCAGTGAAGCTGGGCGTGCCGGTCGTGGTGGAGAACCGGCCCGGCGCCAGCGGCAACATCGGCGCGCGGGCGGCGGCGGAGGCCGTGCCCGATGGCAATACGCTGCTGATGGTGAACAGCTCGTTCGCGATCAACCCGGGGGTCTATCGCGAACTGCCTTTCGATCCCAAGCGGGATTTCGCGCCGGTCATCAACGTGGCATTCGTGCCGTCCGCCATCGTGGTGCCTGCCAGTTCGACGTGGCGCACGCTGGCGGACATGATCGATGCCGGGCGCCTGGGCGAGGCGGGTGTGGCCTATGCCTCGTGCGGCAACGGCACGCCGCAGCATCTGGCGGGCGAGATGCTGCACCTGGCAGGCGTGTCCTTGCGCCACGTGCCCTACAAGGGCTGCGGCCCGGCCTTGACCGACGCGGTGGCGGGGCAGGTGCCCGTGGCGGTCGTCACGGCTTCCAGCGCCGCGCCGTTCATCCGGGCTGGCAGCCTGCGCGCCCTGGCGATCACGGCGCCGGCGCGCTCAGCCCTGATGCCGGGCGTGCCCACGGTGGCGGAGCAAGGGTTTCCGGGCTATGCGCTGAACCAGTGGCATGGCCTGCTGGCGCCGGCGCGCACGCCGCCCGAGCGGGTTCGGGTGCTGCGCGATGCGTTGGCCGGGATCGTGGCCGATCCCGCCATGCAGGAACAATTGCGGCAACTGGGCTTCGACCCGACGGCCAGCACGTCGGAGGCCTTCCGCGCGCTGGTGCATGCGGACATCGATCGCTATGGCGCGCTGACCGCGCAGCTGGGGTTGCGGGCGGACTGA
- the rnhA gene encoding ribonuclease HI, translating into MSEDTVEIWTDGACKGNPGPGGWGALLRQGAHQKEMCGGELGTTNNRMEMMAVIEALRALKRPSRVIIHTDSQYVQKGMTEWLANWKRRDWRTADKKPVKNADLWQAMDALVSTHTVSWQWVKGHAGDPGNERADQLANQGVILAQRAGR; encoded by the coding sequence ATGAGTGAAGACACCGTCGAGATCTGGACCGATGGCGCCTGCAAGGGCAATCCCGGTCCGGGCGGATGGGGGGCGCTGCTGCGCCAGGGCGCGCACCAGAAGGAAATGTGCGGCGGCGAACTGGGCACGACCAACAACCGCATGGAAATGATGGCCGTCATCGAGGCTCTGCGGGCGCTGAAGCGCCCCAGCCGCGTCATCATCCACACCGATTCGCAGTACGTCCAGAAGGGCATGACCGAGTGGCTGGCCAACTGGAAGCGCCGCGATTGGCGCACCGCCGACAAGAAACCGGTGAAGAACGCCGACCTCTGGCAGGCCATGGACGCCCTGGTGTCCACCCATACCGTCAGCTGGCAGTGGGTGAAGGGGCATGCGGGCGATCCGGGCAACGAGCGCGCGGATCAGTTGGCCAACCAGGGCGTGATCCTGGCCCAGCGCGCTGGCCGATAG
- the fabI gene encoding enoyl-ACP reductase FabI, with protein MGFLAGKRILVTGVLSNRSIAYGIAQACHQQGAELAFTYVGDRFKDRVTEFANEFGSTLVLPCDVAEDAQIDGLFTELAKTWDGLDGLVHSIGFAPREAIAGDFLDGLSREGFRIAHDISAYSFPALTKAALPLLKARQGSVLTLSYLGAERVVSNYNTMGLAKASLEASVRYLASALGPLGIRANGISAGPIKTLAASGIKDFSEILRFVEANSPLRRNVTIEDVGNVAAFLLSNLAGGVTGEITHVDGGFSTVVSGLQG; from the coding sequence ATGGGTTTTCTCGCCGGCAAACGCATCCTGGTCACCGGGGTGCTCTCCAACCGCTCCATCGCCTATGGCATCGCCCAGGCCTGCCACCAGCAAGGCGCCGAACTCGCCTTCACGTATGTGGGCGACCGCTTCAAGGACCGCGTGACCGAGTTCGCCAACGAGTTCGGCAGCACGCTCGTGCTGCCCTGTGACGTTGCCGAAGACGCACAGATCGACGGGCTTTTCACCGAGCTGGCCAAGACCTGGGACGGCCTGGACGGCCTGGTGCATTCCATCGGCTTCGCCCCGCGTGAAGCCATCGCCGGCGACTTCCTCGACGGCCTGTCGCGCGAAGGCTTCCGCATCGCCCACGACATCTCGGCCTACAGCTTCCCCGCACTGACCAAGGCCGCGCTGCCGCTGCTCAAGGCGCGCCAGGGCTCGGTCCTGACGCTGTCCTACCTGGGCGCCGAGCGCGTCGTCAGCAACTACAACACCATGGGCCTGGCCAAGGCCTCGCTGGAAGCCAGCGTGCGCTATCTGGCCAGCGCGCTGGGCCCCCTGGGCATCCGCGCCAATGGCATCTCGGCCGGCCCCATCAAGACCCTGGCCGCCAGCGGCATCAAGGACTTCTCGGAAATCCTGCGCTTCGTCGAGGCCAACTCGCCGCTGCGCCGCAACGTCACCATCGAGGACGTCGGCAATGTCGCCGCCTTCCTGCTGTCGAACCTGGCGGGCGGCGTCACGGGTGAAATCACCCACGTGGACGGCGGCTTCTCGACCGTGGTGTCGGGCCTGCAAGGCTGA
- a CDS encoding efflux RND transporter permease subunit, which translates to MKISEVCVRRPVFATVLSLVIVLIGLISYSRLTVREYPRIDEPVVSVDTTYTGASPEVIESRVTKPLEDQLAGIEGVDVMTSRSRAERSQINVKFHLSRDPDAAAAEVRDKVSRARRFLPDEIDEPIISKVEADSQPIIYVAVEAGQNSIIEVSDYLHRYVKTRFSVLPGAAEVRVFGERLPAMRVYVDREKLAGYTLTVQDVETALRGQNVEIPAGRIESDAREFSVVASTDLQTVPQFENVIIANVSGYPVRLRDLARVEIGPASERVTSRFNGQLGLNIGVTRQSTANPLDLSRAVRAEVDVLNENLPRGMRLSISYDTSVFIERSIQSVYTTIAEAVVLVVLVIFFFLRNVRASLIPIVTIPVSLIGACSLMYLFGFSINTLTLLAMVLAIGLVVDDAIVVLENVYRHIENGVPRVHAAIQGTKEIGFAVVAMTLTLVAVYAPLAFATGRTGRLFIEFALALAGAVLVSGFVALTLTPMMCAMLLRHQPSHGRVYNTIESWLEGLNRIYRRALSAALAHRAVILLAGLLVAGGGAALFSVVKSELAPIEDRGVIFGIVTAPEGATLDYTLKNVMEIERLYAQIPEMQGSQITAGFPTVTDSRAILRLKPWEERTRTQQEIAQSLQPAFSKLPGIRAFPSNPPSFGQRATSKPVEFMIMSQASYPDLAKIVDAYIAELEKYPGLENLDSDLRLNTPELRVEVDREKLSDVGVDVDTVGRTLETMLGGRQVTRYKDEGEQYDVIVQVTPRDRSTPNDIADIYVQARDGSMVRLDNVVRIRESVSPQSLNHFNRLRAVKVEASVAPGYALGEVLAHMETVAGQVLPQAVRTDLDGQSREFRDSSGSIMLVFGMALAFIYLVLAAQFESWRHPFTIMLSVPLAMTGAMLALWLTGGTLSIYSQIGLITLVGLITKHGILIVEFANQLREEGKELVEAVVEASVLRLRPILMTTGAMVLGAVPLALASGAGAESRRQIGWVLVGGLSLGTLLTLFVVPVVYTLIAHARKHADAEPGHAPAAGLPHAHPTK; encoded by the coding sequence GTGAAAATCTCCGAAGTCTGTGTCCGCCGGCCGGTCTTCGCGACGGTGCTGTCGCTGGTCATCGTCCTGATCGGTCTCATCTCCTATTCGCGCCTGACGGTGCGGGAATATCCCCGCATCGACGAGCCGGTGGTGTCGGTCGACACGACCTATACGGGCGCGTCGCCCGAGGTGATCGAGTCGCGCGTGACCAAGCCGCTGGAAGACCAGCTGGCCGGGATCGAGGGCGTGGACGTCATGACCTCGCGCAGCCGCGCCGAACGCAGCCAGATCAACGTCAAGTTCCATCTCAGCCGCGACCCCGACGCGGCGGCGGCCGAGGTGCGGGACAAGGTCTCGCGTGCGCGCCGCTTCCTGCCCGACGAAATCGACGAGCCCATCATCTCCAAGGTCGAGGCCGATTCCCAGCCCATCATCTACGTGGCGGTGGAGGCGGGGCAGAACAGCATCATCGAGGTCTCGGATTATCTGCACCGCTATGTGAAGACGCGGTTCTCGGTGCTGCCCGGCGCGGCCGAGGTGCGTGTCTTCGGCGAACGGCTGCCGGCCATGCGGGTGTACGTCGACCGCGAGAAGCTGGCCGGCTACACCCTGACCGTGCAGGACGTGGAAACCGCGCTGCGCGGGCAGAACGTCGAGATCCCGGCGGGCCGCATCGAAAGCGATGCGCGCGAATTCTCGGTGGTGGCGTCCACCGACTTGCAGACGGTGCCGCAGTTCGAGAACGTCATCATCGCCAACGTCAGCGGCTATCCGGTGCGGCTGCGCGATCTTGCGCGGGTGGAGATCGGCCCGGCCAGCGAACGCGTCACCTCGCGCTTCAACGGCCAGCTGGGCCTGAACATCGGCGTGACGCGGCAGTCCACGGCCAATCCGCTGGACCTGTCGCGAGCGGTGCGCGCCGAGGTGGACGTCCTGAATGAAAACCTGCCGCGCGGCATGCGGCTGTCGATCTCCTACGACACCTCCGTCTTCATCGAGCGCTCCATCCAGTCGGTCTACACCACCATCGCCGAGGCCGTCGTGCTGGTGGTGCTGGTCATCTTCTTCTTCCTGCGCAACGTGCGGGCCAGCCTGATTCCCATCGTGACGATTCCGGTGTCGCTGATCGGGGCGTGCTCGCTCATGTACCTGTTCGGTTTTTCCATCAACACGCTTACCTTGCTGGCGATGGTGCTGGCCATCGGGCTGGTGGTGGACGACGCCATCGTGGTGCTGGAGAACGTCTACCGGCACATCGAGAACGGCGTGCCCAGGGTGCATGCGGCCATCCAGGGCACGAAGGAAATCGGTTTCGCCGTGGTGGCCATGACGCTGACACTGGTGGCGGTGTACGCGCCGCTGGCCTTCGCCACGGGCCGGACGGGGCGGCTCTTCATCGAGTTCGCGCTGGCGCTGGCGGGCGCGGTGCTGGTGTCGGGCTTCGTGGCGCTTACGCTCACGCCCATGATGTGCGCCATGCTGCTGCGCCACCAGCCCAGCCATGGCCGCGTCTACAACACGATCGAATCCTGGCTGGAAGGGCTGAACCGGATCTATCGCCGTGCCTTGTCGGCGGCCCTGGCGCACCGTGCCGTCATCCTGCTGGCGGGCCTGCTGGTGGCCGGCGGCGGCGCGGCGCTGTTCTCGGTGGTGAAGTCCGAGCTGGCGCCCATCGAGGACCGCGGCGTCATCTTCGGCATCGTCACCGCGCCGGAAGGGGCGACGCTGGACTACACGTTGAAGAACGTGATGGAGATCGAGCGCCTGTACGCGCAGATCCCCGAGATGCAAGGCAGCCAGATCACGGCGGGTTTCCCCACCGTGACCGACAGCCGCGCCATCCTGCGCCTGAAGCCCTGGGAAGAACGCACGCGCACGCAGCAGGAAATCGCGCAGTCGCTGCAGCCCGCGTTCAGCAAGCTGCCGGGCATCCGCGCCTTCCCCAGCAACCCGCCGTCCTTCGGCCAGCGCGCCACCTCCAAGCCGGTGGAGTTCATGATCATGAGCCAGGCGTCCTATCCGGACCTGGCCAAGATCGTCGACGCCTACATCGCCGAGCTGGAGAAGTATCCCGGCCTGGAAAACCTGGATTCGGACCTGCGCCTGAACACGCCCGAGCTGCGCGTGGAGGTGGACCGCGAAAAGCTGTCCGACGTCGGCGTGGACGTGGACACCGTGGGCCGCACGCTGGAAACCATGCTGGGCGGGCGCCAGGTCACCCGCTACAAGGACGAGGGCGAGCAATACGACGTGATCGTGCAGGTGACGCCGCGCGACCGCAGCACGCCCAACGACATCGCCGACATCTATGTGCAGGCCCGCGACGGCAGCATGGTGCGGCTGGACAACGTGGTGCGGATCCGCGAAAGCGTGTCGCCGCAGTCGCTGAACCACTTCAACCGCCTGCGGGCGGTCAAGGTCGAGGCCTCGGTGGCGCCGGGCTACGCGCTGGGCGAGGTGCTGGCGCACATGGAAACCGTGGCAGGCCAGGTGCTGCCCCAGGCCGTGCGCACCGACCTGGACGGCCAGTCGCGTGAATTCCGCGACTCGTCGGGCAGCATCATGCTGGTCTTCGGCATGGCGCTGGCCTTCATCTACCTGGTGCTGGCCGCCCAGTTCGAGAGCTGGCGGCATCCCTTCACCATCATGCTGTCGGTGCCGCTGGCCATGACAGGCGCCATGCTGGCCTTGTGGCTGACGGGGGGCACGCTGTCCATCTATAGCCAGATCGGCCTCATCACGCTGGTCGGCCTCATTACCAAGCACGGGATCCTCATCGTGGAATTCGCCAACCAGCTGCGCGAGGAAGGCAAGGAACTGGTCGAGGCCGTGGTCGAGGCCAGCGTGCTGCGCCTGCGTCCCATCCTGATGACCACGGGCGCCATGGTGCTGGGCGCGGTGCCGCTGGCGCTGGCCTCGGGCGCGGGTGCCGAATCACGTCGCCAGATCGGCTGGGTGCTGGTGGGCGGGCTGTCTCTGGGTACACTGCTTACCTTGTTCGTGGTGCCGGTGGTCTACACCCTGATCGCCCACGCGCGGAAACACGCCGATGCCGAGCCGGGCCATGCCCCGGCCGCCGGCCTGCCCCACGCCCACCCCACGAAATAG
- a CDS encoding transglycosylase SLT domain-containing protein, whose product MNPQGLQHCPRHSPRFLLFPLLALLFALLAGCAGTQGNRSGQPTEATTSVQPLPGQARATRDRHVAVDTSRTVDLTRPAADAWDRIRRGFAVPNMDTELTRQWTDYYAAHPEAVQRMASRAGKYLYYIVDEINRRGLPTELALLPFVESAYNPGAYSRAQAAGLWQFIPSTGTHFKLTQDWWRDQRRDPIASTNAALDYLEYLFEMQGDWYLALASYNWGEGSVRRAMDKNAAISMPTDYLSLTMPDETRNYVPKLQAIKNIVANPQKYAVVLPPVENIPYFATVKKTRDIDIEVAARLAEMPLEEFQALNPSFNRPIILGRHEATLLLPRDKLEVFNTNLSNYKGSLSSWKVYDAKRGESVAAIAKRHGITESRLRDVNDIPRRTRTVSRNQTLLVPGKASGDVQLASLQGGPSSAVPTPPAARGPRATPNVRTHTVRSGDTLFALARRYGTSVDALRALNNLKGNTLKVGSRLRVPGTGVRG is encoded by the coding sequence ATGAACCCTCAAGGACTGCAGCACTGCCCGCGACACTCGCCCCGCTTCCTGCTCTTCCCCCTGCTTGCCCTGTTGTTCGCCCTGCTGGCCGGCTGCGCCGGCACGCAGGGCAACCGTAGCGGCCAGCCCACCGAAGCCACCACCAGCGTCCAACCCCTGCCGGGCCAGGCACGCGCGACGCGCGACCGCCACGTGGCCGTCGACACCTCGCGCACCGTGGACCTGACCCGCCCCGCCGCCGACGCCTGGGACCGCATCCGCCGCGGCTTCGCCGTGCCCAACATGGACACGGAACTGACGCGCCAGTGGACGGACTATTACGCCGCCCACCCCGAAGCCGTGCAGCGCATGGCCTCGCGCGCGGGCAAATACCTGTATTACATCGTCGACGAGATCAACCGCCGCGGCCTGCCCACCGAGCTGGCGCTGCTGCCCTTCGTCGAAAGCGCCTACAACCCCGGCGCGTACTCGCGCGCCCAGGCCGCCGGCCTGTGGCAGTTCATCCCCTCCACCGGCACCCATTTCAAGCTGACCCAGGACTGGTGGCGCGACCAGCGCCGCGACCCGATCGCGTCGACCAACGCCGCCCTGGACTACCTGGAGTACCTGTTCGAGATGCAGGGTGACTGGTACCTGGCGCTGGCCTCGTACAACTGGGGCGAGGGTTCGGTGCGCCGCGCCATGGACAAGAACGCGGCCATCAGCATGCCGACGGACTACCTGTCGCTGACGATGCCCGACGAGACCCGCAACTACGTCCCCAAGCTGCAGGCCATCAAGAACATCGTCGCCAACCCACAGAAGTACGCGGTAGTGCTGCCCCCGGTGGAGAACATCCCCTATTTCGCCACGGTCAAGAAGACCCGCGACATCGACATCGAGGTGGCCGCCCGGCTGGCCGAGATGCCGCTGGAGGAGTTCCAGGCGCTGAACCCCTCGTTCAACCGCCCCATCATCCTGGGCCGCCACGAAGCCACGCTGCTGCTGCCGCGCGACAAGCTGGAGGTCTTCAACACCAACCTCAGCAACTACAAGGGCAGCCTGTCGTCGTGGAAGGTCTATGACGCCAAGCGCGGCGAATCGGTGGCCGCCATCGCCAAGCGCCACGGCATCACCGAATCCCGCCTGCGCGACGTCAACGACATCCCCCGCCGCACCCGCACGGTGTCCCGCAACCAGACCCTGCTGGTGCCCGGCAAGGCCAGCGGCGACGTCCAGCTGGCGTCGCTGCAAGGCGGCCCGAGTTCGGCGGTGCCCACCCCGCCGGCCGCCCGCGGCCCGCGCGCCACGCCGAACGTGCGCACCCACACCGTGCGCAGCGGCGACACGCTGTTCGCGCTGGCCCGCCGTTACGGCACCAGCGTGGACGCCCTGCGCGCGCTGAACAACCTGAAGGGCAACACCCTGAAGGTGGGCAGCCGCCTGCGCGTGCCCGGCACGGGGGTGCGCGGTTGA